The following are encoded in a window of Vespa crabro chromosome 2, iyVesCrab1.2, whole genome shotgun sequence genomic DNA:
- the LOC124421894 gene encoding uncharacterized protein LOC124421894 isoform X1, whose product MLLPERWQKMAVELISRKGIDQTISDLCSLSRWTFSHSKNSFAVFCLVHSVVWSIQLSVYENASQAAEIVNGIYGLDTVIAKLRAILKLLEILLTRNCYRELANRRGVVVFHKDKARPYMSVVIFRQKVPGAWLGKFQCIHHIVGIWYQAITIFFSHCKTS is encoded by the exons ATGCTACTACCAGAAAGATGGCAAAAG ATGGCTGTAGAGCTGATATCTCGTAAAGGTATCGATCAAACAATTTCAGATTTATGCTCGTTGTCAAGGTGGACATTTTCACACTCAAAAAATTCTTTTGCTGTTTTTTGTTTGGTCCATTCAGTTGTTTGGTCCATTCAGTTGTCAGTTT acGAAAATGCAAGCCAGGCGGCTGAAATTGTGAATGGTATTTATGGTCTCGATACTGTAATAGCTAAATTACGTGCAATTTTGAAACTACTAGAAATACTACTGACCAGAAACTGCTATAGAGAATTGGCCAACAGAAGAGGTGTTGTTGTGTTTCATAAGGACAAGGCCAGGCCATACATGTCTGTAGTGATATTCCGTCAGAAAGTTCCAGGAGCTTGGTTGGGGAAGTTTCAATGCATCCACCATATAGTCGGGATTTGGTACCAAGCGATTACCATCTTTTTCTCGCACTGCAAAACTTCCTGA
- the LOC124422039 gene encoding histone-lysine N-methyltransferase SETMAR-like has product MENNKQHFRHILLFYYRKGKNAVKARKKLIDVYGEVVLTVYASARIWFAKFRFGNFDVEDAPRSGRPVEANKDTIKALVDANRQITTREIGERLNLLNLTVYGHLKGLGLTSKLDIWLDKLNDALQQKRPELINRKGVMFHQDKCDTSYKFGHSPKAFTT; this is encoded by the exons ATGGAGAACAATAAGCAACATTTTCgtcatattttacttttttactatagaaaaggtaaaaatgcTGTAAAAgccagaaagaaattaatcgatgTCTATGGAGAAGTAGTGTTGACGGTGTACGCCAGTGCCAGAATTTGGTTTGCAAAATTTCGATTCGGCAATTTTGATGTCGAAGATGCACCACGTTCTGGAAGGCCAGTTGAAGCTAATAAAGACACGATAAAGGCATTAGTTGATGCAAACCGGCAAATAACAACACGTGAGATCGGTGAGAGgttgaatttattaaatttaactgTTTATGGCCACTTGAAAGGACTGGGTTTAACCTCAAAACTCGATATATGG CTGGACAAATTGAATGATGCACTTCAACAGAAAAGGCCAGAATTAATCAACAGAAAAGGTGTAATGTTCCATCAAGATAAATGCGATACCTCATACAAGTTTGGTCATTCGCCAAAAGCTTTTACAACTTGA
- the LOC124421894 gene encoding uncharacterized protein LOC124421894 isoform X2 yields MAKDLCSLSRWTFSHSKNSFAVFCLVHSVVWSIQLSVYENASQAAEIVNGIYGLDTVIAKLRAILKLLEILLTRNCYRELANRRGVVVFHKDKARPYMSVVIFRQKVPGAWLGKFQCIHHIVGIWYQAITIFFSHCKTS; encoded by the exons ATGGCAAAAG ATTTATGCTCGTTGTCAAGGTGGACATTTTCACACTCAAAAAATTCTTTTGCTGTTTTTTGTTTGGTCCATTCAGTTGTTTGGTCCATTCAGTTGTCAGTTT acGAAAATGCAAGCCAGGCGGCTGAAATTGTGAATGGTATTTATGGTCTCGATACTGTAATAGCTAAATTACGTGCAATTTTGAAACTACTAGAAATACTACTGACCAGAAACTGCTATAGAGAATTGGCCAACAGAAGAGGTGTTGTTGTGTTTCATAAGGACAAGGCCAGGCCATACATGTCTGTAGTGATATTCCGTCAGAAAGTTCCAGGAGCTTGGTTGGGGAAGTTTCAATGCATCCACCATATAGTCGGGATTTGGTACCAAGCGATTACCATCTTTTTCTCGCACTGCAAAACTTCCTGA